Proteins co-encoded in one Bacillus infantis NRRL B-14911 genomic window:
- a CDS encoding histidine kinase N-terminal 7TM domain-containing diguanylate cyclase: MTNELILYKSLVALSGVLSLCLCLFAFYKLKGAPGVKPYIIATILSSLFSFFYVFELSSSTLKGIKLWLSMEYLVMPFIPAFIFLMCAEYAGQKLKPWVIYILFLLPSATIFMHATNGLHHLYYKAVELRNDAPFPIADLEYGPFFYVHAFYMFICLTVSVLTLLLRLKGASLLFRIQLMAMAAGLVFPILANYFYLNDLSPYGIDLGPVSMSLSYLFHWVALMSFKMFDVTPILRDTVFDRMKEGVIVLNRKGAILDYNAAMVPIMPFLKPSVIGKPFKEAFSGFRILEEIIENGMDCDYEWIQDRKKIHHQVQMSDVEDKNGHQIGRIISFVNITEKILIQEQLKELASIDGLTQVYNRTYFMKQSLESLGGISPNGGDVSLIMFDIDHFKKINDEYGHETGDLVLSHVARVAKESIRAADVIGRYGGEEFIILLPDTSFDEAYDLAEAIRLNVSEQYTKLGQVNVHATLSLGVSHMFLFPQVLDDPIQFLMREADQALYAAKRNGRNNVQRFVRETELTEV, encoded by the coding sequence ATGACCAATGAATTGATTTTATATAAATCGCTAGTCGCTCTTTCAGGAGTTTTGAGCTTATGTTTATGCCTATTTGCCTTCTATAAGCTAAAAGGCGCTCCAGGTGTTAAACCATATATCATCGCGACCATCTTATCGTCGCTCTTTTCCTTTTTCTATGTATTTGAACTGTCCAGTTCCACACTGAAGGGCATCAAACTATGGTTAAGTATGGAATATCTTGTCATGCCCTTTATTCCTGCCTTTATCTTCTTAATGTGTGCTGAATATGCCGGGCAAAAGCTGAAGCCCTGGGTCATTTATATTCTTTTCCTTTTACCCAGTGCAACCATCTTCATGCATGCCACAAATGGCCTTCACCATCTGTACTATAAGGCTGTTGAGCTGAGAAATGATGCCCCCTTCCCGATTGCCGATCTGGAATATGGCCCTTTCTTTTATGTTCACGCTTTTTATATGTTCATCTGTCTGACGGTCAGTGTCCTGACATTGCTTCTTCGGCTAAAAGGTGCATCCCTCCTGTTCAGAATCCAATTAATGGCCATGGCTGCCGGTCTGGTATTCCCGATTCTTGCAAATTATTTTTACTTAAACGACCTGAGCCCCTATGGCATTGATCTTGGACCCGTTTCCATGAGCTTATCTTATCTTTTCCACTGGGTCGCTTTGATGTCTTTCAAAATGTTCGATGTTACCCCGATATTAAGAGATACGGTTTTTGACAGAATGAAAGAAGGCGTGATTGTCCTGAACCGGAAGGGAGCCATCCTTGATTACAACGCAGCGATGGTTCCTATCATGCCCTTCCTCAAGCCTTCTGTGATCGGCAAGCCATTTAAAGAGGCATTTTCCGGATTCCGCATACTTGAGGAAATTATAGAGAATGGGATGGACTGCGATTATGAGTGGATTCAGGATAGAAAAAAAATCCACCACCAGGTTCAAATGTCAGATGTCGAGGATAAAAACGGCCATCAAATTGGGCGGATTATTTCATTTGTTAACATTACTGAAAAAATCCTGATACAGGAACAACTGAAGGAACTCGCTTCCATTGACGGCCTGACACAAGTTTACAATCGGACTTATTTTATGAAGCAATCGCTGGAATCACTGGGGGGCATCAGTCCCAATGGGGGGGATGTCTCCTTAATCATGTTTGACATCGACCATTTTAAAAAAATTAATGATGAATATGGCCATGAGACCGGGGATTTGGTACTCTCCCATGTTGCGAGGGTTGCCAAAGAGAGCATTCGCGCTGCGGATGTGATAGGCAGATACGGAGGGGAAGAATTTATCATTCTGCTCCCGGATACTTCCTTTGACGAAGCCTATGATTTAGCTGAAGCGATACGACTCAATGTTTCAGAACAGTACACCAAGTTGGGCCAGGTTAATGTGCATGCAACGCTTAGTTTAGGAGTTTCACATATGTTTCTTTTTCCGCAGGTTTTGGACGATCCTATTCAATTTCTGATGAGAGAAGCAGACCAGGCTTTGTATGCTGCCAAAAGGAATGGAAGAAATAATGTTCAGCGGTTTGTGAGGGAAACAGAGTTGACGGAAGTATAG
- a CDS encoding nuclease-related domain-containing protein: MIVKTRTEPRELRLFRALNSRMDLSTKDETYYSNLEKGYQGELQFDEWLLSAAEGGLILNDLLLERNNTLFQIDSLLITAYIVYLFEVKNFEGDFVAEGDQWFTASKTEIKNPLLQLKRNEQLFRRLLQELGCKTKIQSHLIFINPEFQLYQAPLNLPAVFHPQLNRFAAPLKKDTSLKLSSAHTKLADRLAAAHLDKSPFSSVPEYGWEGLRKGIGCRGCGVLYEYFDGKNLKCNYCGGKESYATAIIRAAEEYKLLFPDRKVTTNGIYEWCGVIKCSRTIRKALSSHYDLKGHGYSSHFIERS; the protein is encoded by the coding sequence TTGATTGTAAAAACCCGGACAGAACCCCGTGAGTTGCGTCTTTTCAGGGCATTGAATTCCCGTATGGATTTGTCAACTAAGGATGAGACTTACTATTCTAATTTAGAGAAAGGCTACCAGGGCGAACTTCAATTTGATGAATGGCTGCTCTCTGCAGCAGAAGGAGGCCTGATTTTAAACGATTTGCTGCTGGAAAGGAACAACACCTTATTTCAAATCGACTCTTTGCTGATCACCGCATACATCGTTTATCTCTTTGAAGTCAAAAACTTCGAAGGCGACTTTGTGGCCGAAGGAGACCAATGGTTCACCGCCTCAAAAACCGAAATCAAAAACCCCCTCCTGCAGCTCAAAAGAAACGAGCAGCTGTTCCGCCGGCTCCTCCAGGAACTAGGCTGCAAAACCAAAATCCAATCCCACCTCATTTTCATCAACCCGGAATTCCAGCTCTATCAAGCCCCTCTCAACCTCCCTGCCGTATTCCACCCGCAGCTCAACCGCTTTGCCGCTCCTCTAAAGAAGGATACCTCACTGAAACTATCATCAGCACATACCAAACTCGCAGACAGACTGGCCGCTGCCCACCTTGATAAATCACCTTTTTCATCTGTGCCAGAGTATGGGTGGGAGGGGTTGAGGAAGGGGATTGGGTGTAGGGGGTGTGGGGTGCTGTATGAGTACTTTGATGGGAAAAATCTGAAATGCAATTACTGCGGAGGAAAAGAAAGCTATGCCACAGCGATTATACGTGCTGCAGAAGAATATAAGCTACTTTTTCCGGATAGGAAAGTAACGACTAATGGGATTTATGAGTGGTGTGGGGTTATTAAATGCAGTAGAACTATTCGGAAGGCACTATCTAGCCATTATGATTTAAAAGGACATGGCTACTCTTCTCACTTTATAGAGCGCAGTTAG
- a CDS encoding SRPBCC family protein: MPTIRHSQFIKAPIKICFDLARSVEVHTQTTSRTQERAVGGVTSGLLEKGDMVTWEAVHFGIRQRLTAKVTVMEKPFRFVDIMVKGAFKSFVHTHEFFEEAEGTVMIDTFQYESPLGLLGIAADKLILERYMREFIMFRAEGLRELAEKEGR, from the coding sequence ATGCCAACCATCAGACATTCACAATTCATCAAAGCACCAATTAAAATATGTTTTGACCTTGCCAGAAGTGTTGAAGTACATACGCAAACAACATCTAGAACACAGGAAAGGGCAGTTGGAGGAGTGACCAGCGGATTGCTTGAAAAAGGCGATATGGTAACTTGGGAGGCCGTGCATTTCGGTATCAGACAGAGGCTGACGGCCAAAGTGACAGTTATGGAAAAGCCTTTTCGTTTTGTCGATATCATGGTGAAAGGCGCTTTCAAGTCGTTTGTTCATACTCATGAATTTTTCGAGGAAGCTGAAGGAACGGTAATGATTGATACTTTCCAATATGAATCGCCTTTGGGACTGCTGGGAATTGCTGCTGATAAGCTGATTTTGGAGAGGTATATGCGGGAGTTTATAATGTTTAGGGCTGAGGGGTTGAGGGAGTTGGCTGAGAAGGAGGGAAGGTAG